A region from the Beduinella massiliensis genome encodes:
- a CDS encoding beta-L-arabinofuranosidase domain-containing protein, with protein MHFTDLTPIPFSNVEITGGLWKERIDTVRRVTTRDCIRKCEHNIENFRRSAGLSEGGFEGVFFDDADIYKVLEGVAYVLMGGADAELEKTADEIIDVICAAQQADGYLFNFFILNDLAKRWTDMDHHEDFCVSQLVEAGIAYKQATGKDKLYQTALCAVDQMMRTIGPEGETWISGHEGIEMALVRLYRHTGDERYLKDAEWFVEQRGHTKLRLPISHYKTFFTDEYCQNTVPARELSKVTGHAVRAMYYYSGLADIAAIRGDEALQQALRRLYDNVVPANLYVTGGIGQSAYNEGFTKDWSLPNLTAYCETCASIGMAFWNHRMELSRGEAKYADLVEREIYNGILSGLSLKGDRYFYENPLASVGTMHRREWFHVPCCPTNLVRFLPSIGGYMYATAPGTVFVRQYIESRAHIPLDGGEVALDVKTRYPWEGCVRIRVEACEGEKNLMLRVPGWCEAWRLCRNGEELALEPDGGYLCVRVYEGDTVEFDMDMPVRRVYADARVREDAGRVAVMRGPVVYCAEEADNPGIPTEYLHADLALSRSAELEAVYEPQLLGGVTTVRAAGIKLIPYYAWDNRESGGMAVWLRERPQ; from the coding sequence ATGCATTTTACCGATTTGACCCCGATTCCCTTTTCGAACGTTGAAATCACGGGGGGCCTGTGGAAAGAGCGCATCGACACGGTTCGTCGTGTCACCACGCGCGACTGCATTCGCAAGTGCGAACACAACATCGAAAACTTCCGACGCTCCGCTGGTTTGAGTGAGGGCGGCTTTGAGGGTGTATTTTTCGACGACGCGGACATCTACAAGGTGCTGGAGGGCGTCGCTTACGTGCTGATGGGCGGCGCGGACGCCGAACTGGAGAAGACGGCGGACGAGATCATCGACGTCATCTGCGCAGCGCAGCAGGCGGACGGCTACCTCTTTAATTTCTTTATCCTGAACGACCTTGCCAAGCGCTGGACGGACATGGATCACCACGAGGACTTCTGTGTCAGTCAGCTGGTGGAGGCGGGCATCGCTTACAAGCAGGCGACGGGCAAGGACAAGCTGTATCAAACCGCGCTGTGCGCGGTGGACCAGATGATGCGCACGATCGGGCCGGAGGGGGAAACCTGGATCAGCGGCCACGAGGGCATCGAGATGGCGCTCGTGCGCCTGTACCGCCACACGGGCGACGAACGCTACCTGAAGGATGCGGAGTGGTTCGTCGAGCAGCGCGGGCATACGAAGCTGCGCCTGCCCATCTCCCATTACAAGACGTTCTTTACCGATGAATACTGCCAAAACACCGTGCCCGCGCGCGAATTGAGCAAGGTGACCGGCCACGCGGTGCGCGCGATGTACTACTACTCGGGCCTGGCGGATATCGCCGCAATCCGCGGGGACGAGGCCTTGCAGCAGGCCCTGCGCAGGCTTTATGACAACGTGGTGCCCGCCAACCTATACGTGACGGGCGGCATCGGTCAGTCGGCCTACAACGAGGGGTTCACGAAGGACTGGAGCCTGCCGAACCTGACGGCCTACTGCGAGACCTGCGCCTCCATCGGCATGGCCTTTTGGAATCACCGCATGGAGCTTTCCCGCGGCGAGGCCAAGTACGCCGACCTGGTGGAGCGGGAGATCTACAACGGCATCCTTTCCGGCCTGTCGCTCAAGGGCGACCGCTACTTCTACGAAAACCCGCTCGCCTCCGTTGGCACGATGCACCGCCGCGAATGGTTCCACGTGCCCTGCTGCCCGACCAACCTGGTGCGCTTCCTGCCGTCGATCGGGGGTTATATGTACGCGACGGCGCCCGGGACGGTCTTCGTGCGCCAGTACATCGAATCGCGCGCGCACATCCCGCTGGACGGCGGCGAGGTAGCGCTCGACGTGAAGACCCGTTATCCCTGGGAGGGCTGCGTGCGGATCCGCGTCGAGGCCTGCGAGGGCGAAAAGAACCTGATGCTGAGGGTGCCCGGCTGGTGCGAAGCCTGGCGGCTTTGCCGGAACGGCGAGGAGCTCGCGCTGGAGCCGGACGGGGGTTACCTCTGCGTGCGGGTGTATGAGGGCGATACGGTGGAGTTTGACATGGACATGCCCGTGCGCCGCGTCTATGCCGACGCGCGCGTCAGGGAGGACGCGGGGCGCGTCGCCGTCATGCGCGGGCCGGTGGTTTACTGCGCGGAGGAGGCCGACAACCCCGGCATCCCGACCGAGTACCTGCACGCGGACCTCGCGCTCAGCCGGTCGGCGGAGCTTGAGGCGGTCTACGAGCCGCAGCTGCTGGGCGGCGTGACGACCGTGCGCGCGGCCGGGATAAAGCTGATTCCCTATTACGCCTGGGACAACCGGGAGAGCGGCGGCATGGCCGTCTGGCTGCGCGAACGGCCGCAATGA
- a CDS encoding leucine-rich repeat protein, with translation MRNLKTCFVLILALCWGVNARGEGWMPSLGEAQMGTPGVECGFGCIHQGDAALGDLSGAEEDSSWRNVKDVRYSQDGSTLVSFPHDLTIESFTVPEGVTAIGKSAFAGSLLKEVNLPASLKHIGMYAFYGCEQLEKVLLPEGLECIDAGAFEACSRLTGVQFPHSLKFIGASAFGQCDSLREVHFVEGLEELDYCALWGTPVRILVLPDSLKYIYDYVVGWDYGKEDECTVYVKTDSYAEAYAREHLPDWKLVYFVGQMSTSEAPVEAGHTCARKDGVLFRDTTLYAYPADKRAAVYRIPEGTTGIDDDAFLDAEPCLQAIYIPSTCTDISSDALRRRGLSGLERYEVADGNPAFRSVDGVLYSKDGKRLLAYPRSASRTAFQVPEGVKAIGKTAFIRCRLESVECPSSLEVIEDRAFAECRQLLEIHLAEGLTRIGAQAFELCGALSQVRCPGTLKTIGAEAFFRCGALKKVYLSEGLEELGNYAFSEAPVHSLVLPESLSFIDETIVGWDYEEGEPTVYVKAGSYAEAYARDYLWNWRIVCLEAQKQERDKGAG, from the coding sequence ATGAGGAATTTGAAGACATGCTTTGTTCTCATCCTGGCACTGTGCTGGGGCGTAAACGCGCGGGGCGAAGGCTGGATGCCCTCCTTGGGCGAAGCGCAGATGGGAACCCCGGGCGTCGAATGCGGTTTTGGATGCATTCATCAGGGGGACGCGGCGCTGGGGGATTTGAGCGGCGCGGAGGAGGATTCCTCTTGGAGGAACGTAAAGGACGTGCGCTACTCGCAGGACGGTTCGACCCTCGTGTCGTTTCCACACGACTTGACGATCGAATCCTTCACCGTGCCGGAAGGGGTGACAGCCATCGGCAAGTCGGCTTTTGCGGGAAGCCTTTTGAAAGAAGTCAACCTTCCGGCCTCCCTGAAGCACATCGGCATGTACGCGTTTTACGGCTGCGAGCAGCTTGAAAAGGTCCTCCTGCCGGAAGGGCTTGAATGCATCGACGCCGGTGCGTTCGAGGCATGCAGTCGGCTCACCGGCGTTCAATTTCCGCATTCGCTGAAATTCATAGGCGCCAGCGCGTTTGGACAGTGCGATTCGCTGCGCGAGGTACACTTTGTGGAAGGGCTTGAAGAGCTGGACTATTGCGCGCTTTGGGGAACGCCGGTGCGCATCCTGGTGCTGCCGGATAGCCTGAAGTACATATACGACTACGTCGTCGGATGGGATTATGGGAAAGAAGACGAATGTACGGTCTACGTAAAGACGGACAGCTACGCAGAGGCCTATGCGCGCGAGCACCTGCCGGACTGGAAGCTCGTTTATTTTGTCGGGCAAATGTCCACATCGGAAGCACCCGTTGAGGCGGGCCATACCTGCGCACGAAAGGATGGCGTATTGTTTCGGGATACGACGCTGTACGCTTATCCGGCTGATAAGAGGGCGGCGGTTTACCGCATACCCGAGGGGACGACGGGGATCGACGACGACGCGTTTCTCGACGCAGAGCCCTGCTTACAGGCGATCTACATTCCCTCTACCTGCACGGATATTTCATCGGATGCCTTGAGACGAAGGGGGCTTTCAGGGCTTGAGCGATATGAGGTCGCGGACGGCAACCCTGCGTTCAGGAGCGTGGACGGCGTGCTCTATTCGAAGGATGGGAAGAGGCTTCTCGCGTATCCGCGAAGCGCATCCAGAACCGCCTTTCAGGTGCCGGAAGGGGTGAAGGCGATCGGGAAAACCGCCTTCATCAGATGCCGGCTCGAAAGCGTTGAATGTCCATCGTCGTTGGAGGTGATAGAAGACCGGGCTTTTGCCGAGTGCAGGCAGCTCCTGGAGATTCATTTGGCCGAGGGGCTGACGCGAATTGGAGCGCAGGCGTTTGAACTGTGCGGCGCGCTTTCACAAGTACGGTGCCCCGGCACGCTCAAAACCATCGGCGCCGAGGCGTTTTTTCGCTGCGGCGCGTTGAAGAAAGTATATCTTTCAGAAGGGCTGGAAGAGCTGGGGAACTACGCATTTTCGGAAGCGCCGGTGCACAGCCTGGTGCTGCCGGAAAGCCTATCGTTTATCGACGAGACGATCGTCGGCTGGGACTATGAGGAGGGCGAGCCGACGGTCTACGTAAAGGCGGGCAGCTACGCGGAGGCCTATGCGCGCGATTACCTGTGGAACTGGCGGATCGTCTGCCTGGAAGCGCAAAAACAGGAGCGCGATAAGGGCGCAGGATGA
- a CDS encoding 5'-nucleotidase C-terminal domain-containing protein, which translates to MTKRSLLSLVLVLCMVFGLMVPAIAEEGKETLDLAGKLVILHTNDVHGRAVTDSSTGALGYAFVAQKKDDFEAAGASVLLLDAGDATQGMSVVNLSQGKTAIEFMNAVGYDAMAPGNHEFDWGLDNLLTLKEAADFPILAANIVDKTSGDPVFEANKIFEMENGMKVGVFGLDTPEALTKAHPDKVKGITFAMDEELYACAQAQVDALKAEGCDLIVCLGHLGVSDESAPNRSIDVIEHTTGIDLFIDGHSHTEIDGGQVIGETLLVSTGEYCHNLGVVVYDGEAFKAGLYTGLKAEVADLVNGVNAEVTEQLSAVFATTSVDLNGERDPGVRTMETNLGDFACDAILWAAQQAMGDQVVAAVTNGGGIRASIKAGDISMNDMKTVFPFGNEVATLTVKGSELLEALEAATCTTPDAIGAFPQVAGIEFTVDTSVPYENGEMYPDSTYYAPAKPGARVTIQTVGGEPFDAEKLYTIATNDFTAAGGDTYYAFRYANQTTGYKTGLALEDALVNYVAEVLGGTIGEQYAEPQGRITIK; encoded by the coding sequence ATGACAAAGAGAAGTCTGCTCTCCCTCGTGCTCGTGCTCTGCATGGTCTTTGGCCTCATGGTGCCGGCCATCGCGGAGGAGGGCAAGGAGACCCTTGACCTTGCGGGCAAGCTCGTCATTCTGCACACCAACGACGTTCACGGCCGTGCCGTAACCGATTCCTCAACCGGCGCGCTGGGTTATGCCTTTGTCGCCCAAAAGAAGGACGACTTTGAGGCGGCGGGCGCATCCGTGCTGCTGCTGGACGCAGGCGACGCCACGCAGGGCATGTCCGTCGTCAACCTCAGCCAGGGCAAGACCGCCATCGAGTTCATGAACGCGGTCGGATACGATGCCATGGCCCCCGGCAACCACGAATTTGACTGGGGTCTGGACAACCTGCTGACGCTGAAGGAAGCCGCCGATTTCCCGATACTCGCGGCGAACATCGTAGACAAGACGAGCGGCGATCCCGTCTTTGAGGCAAATAAGATCTTTGAAATGGAAAACGGCATGAAGGTCGGCGTGTTCGGCCTGGATACGCCGGAAGCGCTCACGAAGGCCCATCCTGACAAGGTCAAAGGCATAACGTTCGCGATGGACGAAGAGCTCTATGCCTGCGCGCAGGCGCAGGTAGACGCGCTGAAGGCGGAGGGCTGTGACCTGATCGTCTGCCTGGGCCACCTGGGCGTGAGCGACGAGAGCGCGCCGAACCGCTCCATCGACGTGATCGAGCATACCACCGGCATCGACCTTTTCATCGACGGCCACAGCCACACCGAAATCGACGGCGGCCAGGTGATCGGTGAGACGCTGCTGGTTTCCACCGGCGAATACTGTCACAACCTGGGCGTGGTCGTTTACGACGGGGAAGCGTTCAAGGCTGGACTGTACACGGGCCTCAAGGCGGAGGTTGCCGACCTCGTAAACGGCGTCAACGCCGAGGTTACGGAGCAGCTCTCCGCCGTGTTTGCCACCACGTCCGTCGATCTCAACGGCGAGCGCGACCCCGGTGTGCGCACGATGGAAACCAACCTGGGCGACTTCGCCTGTGACGCGATCCTTTGGGCGGCGCAGCAGGCTATGGGCGATCAGGTCGTCGCGGCCGTGACCAATGGCGGCGGCATCCGTGCCTCCATCAAGGCGGGCGACATCTCGATGAACGACATGAAGACCGTGTTCCCGTTCGGCAATGAAGTCGCCACCCTGACGGTGAAGGGCTCCGAGCTGCTCGAGGCGCTTGAAGCCGCCACCTGCACCACGCCGGACGCCATCGGCGCCTTCCCGCAGGTCGCGGGCATTGAGTTCACCGTGGACACCTCCGTGCCGTATGAAAACGGCGAAATGTACCCCGATTCCACCTACTATGCGCCCGCGAAGCCCGGCGCCCGCGTCACGATCCAAACGGTCGGCGGCGAGCCCTTCGACGCGGAAAAGCTGTACACCATCGCGACCAACGACTTCACCGCGGCGGGCGGCGACACCTACTACGCCTTCCGCTATGCGAACCAGACCACCGGCTACAAGACCGGCTTGGCTCTGGAGGACGCCCTGGTGAACTACGTAGCCGAGGTGCTGGGCGGGACCATCGGCGAACAGTATGCTGAGCCGCAGGGACGCATTACGATCAAGTAA
- a CDS encoding SH3 domain-containing protein yields the protein MKSLKRAAAAALAAGLILCAAVGSAEIRSWREDITVVTGTNLYTAFDGELPADMEKAFLKSKWNGYACVSGIMCQREGDEWRRALVVMEKDDETCLVGLTGLDGGSWQIVAANPRAMLQGRTFALAGSDRSQMAVVYPCEDGGEERFSFSVQQLSDGIGGRFMMEAYVRSYPDGRQVSVSGGSQGAGFFEVTTAAADGEERIDKLPCITSTFLEDFDAEAFPKTLSEVRSYQEAAPKFLQQDKIAAILVADTGLNLRYGPGTSTESMGKYYNGTLVRLLRRMPDAAGDTGWWRVQVGQMEGYMSEIYLSEPTTESIAATLQRAHLPVAQAKKDIELMAGMTARPCEYTKIKKGTLMHVLGINGPWLHVSVPQGEFSWMMDLEAPSGYVRATDVSQGATPYLAQQNQ from the coding sequence GTGAAGAGCTTGAAAAGGGCCGCGGCTGCGGCGCTGGCCGCCGGGTTGATCCTATGCGCGGCCGTGGGGTCGGCGGAGATAAGGTCGTGGCGGGAGGATATCACCGTCGTTACGGGGACAAACCTGTATACGGCCTTTGACGGAGAGCTGCCCGCGGACATGGAGAAGGCATTCCTTAAGAGCAAATGGAACGGATATGCCTGCGTGAGCGGCATCATGTGCCAGCGGGAGGGCGACGAATGGCGCCGGGCGCTGGTGGTCATGGAGAAGGACGATGAGACTTGCTTGGTGGGCCTGACCGGACTGGACGGCGGTTCCTGGCAGATCGTCGCGGCCAACCCGCGCGCGATGCTGCAGGGAAGGACATTTGCGCTTGCCGGCAGCGATCGCAGCCAGATGGCGGTCGTCTATCCCTGCGAGGATGGCGGGGAGGAGCGCTTCTCCTTTTCCGTACAGCAGCTTTCGGACGGAATCGGCGGACGGTTCATGATGGAAGCGTACGTCAGAAGCTACCCGGACGGGAGACAGGTGAGCGTCTCCGGCGGAAGCCAGGGCGCCGGCTTCTTTGAAGTGACGACGGCGGCGGCTGACGGCGAGGAACGGATCGATAAGCTTCCGTGCATTACGTCTACCTTCCTGGAAGACTTCGACGCGGAGGCATTCCCCAAGACGCTTTCAGAGGTGCGCTCGTACCAGGAGGCTGCGCCGAAGTTCTTGCAGCAGGATAAGATCGCCGCGATTTTGGTTGCGGATACGGGATTGAACCTGCGATATGGGCCCGGAACGAGCACGGAATCCATGGGCAAGTATTACAACGGCACGCTGGTGCGCCTGCTCAGGCGAATGCCCGATGCTGCCGGCGACACCGGCTGGTGGCGCGTGCAGGTCGGCCAGATGGAGGGGTACATGAGCGAGATTTACCTCTCGGAGCCGACCACTGAGTCGATCGCGGCGACGCTGCAGCGGGCGCACCTACCCGTGGCGCAGGCGAAAAAGGACATCGAACTGATGGCGGGCATGACCGCAAGGCCCTGCGAGTACACGAAAATCAAAAAGGGAACGTTGATGCACGTCTTGGGCATAAATGGCCCCTGGCTGCACGTCTCCGTTCCGCAGGGGGAGTTCAGCTGGATGATGGATCTGGAAGCGCCGTCGGGGTATGTACGGGCGACCGACGTATCGCAGGGCGCAACGCCGTATCTGGCGCAGCAGAATCAATGA
- a CDS encoding DNA alkylation repair protein, protein MPELMKYRYYNYNTIHELAMCINAVYPAFPADDFIANIMDETWDALELKARMRRITINLGKYLPHDYEYALDILDKAIADYPVGIVDSGLLYFPDFVEVYGQDERHWDLSMAALERYTRYSTAEFAVRPFIIKHEARMMAQMTAWTEHDNEHVRRLASEGCRPALPWGQALTSFKKDPSPVLQILERLKADPSLYVRKSVANNLNDISKTHPDWIAELARAWYGKNEHTDWIVKHGCRTLLKRGNRDVLDIFGFSDVDCVNIDNFSLDAASVCVGEDMTFSFEIETKKETKVRLEYGIDYVKANGKRSRKIFKISEPLLRENEKKSYRKTHSFIDASSRKHYPGIHSVTLIVNGVEWGTLNFKLSTL, encoded by the coding sequence ATGCCCGAACTAATGAAATATAGATATTATAATTACAATACAATTCATGAACTTGCTATGTGCATAAACGCCGTATATCCAGCTTTTCCGGCTGATGATTTTATTGCCAACATTATGGACGAAACATGGGATGCGTTGGAATTGAAAGCCCGTATGCGGCGTATTACTATCAATTTAGGAAAGTATCTTCCTCACGATTATGAATATGCTCTCGATATTCTAGACAAGGCTATTGCGGATTATCCTGTTGGGATTGTGGATTCTGGCCTGCTTTACTTCCCCGACTTCGTTGAGGTGTATGGTCAAGATGAGCGCCATTGGGATTTATCAATGGCTGCGTTGGAGCGTTATACGAGGTATTCAACGGCTGAATTTGCTGTAAGGCCATTTATTATCAAGCATGAAGCCAGAATGATGGCACAGATGACTGCTTGGACGGAGCATGACAACGAGCATGTGCGGCGTCTCGCCAGCGAGGGTTGCCGTCCGGCATTGCCCTGGGGACAGGCATTAACCAGTTTCAAAAAAGACCCGTCGCCAGTTCTTCAAATTTTAGAAAGGCTGAAAGCTGACCCATCGCTGTATGTCCGAAAAAGTGTGGCTAACAACCTAAACGATATTTCAAAAACCCATCCCGATTGGATAGCAGAACTTGCAAGGGCTTGGTACGGTAAAAACGAGCATACCGATTGGATTGTAAAGCACGGATGCAGGACACTTCTAAAAAGGGGCAACAGGGATGTACTGGACATTTTCGGGTTTTCAGATGTCGATTGCGTGAATATTGATAACTTCTCGTTGGATGCCGCGTCTGTTTGCGTTGGGGAGGATATGACCTTTTCTTTTGAGATTGAGACAAAAAAGGAAACTAAGGTACGGCTAGAATATGGCATTGATTATGTGAAGGCGAACGGCAAGCGCTCCCGTAAGATATTTAAAATATCCGAGCCTTTATTAAGGGAAAACGAAAAAAAGTCTTATAGGAAAACGCATTCCTTTATAGATGCAAGTTCAAGGAAGCATTATCCTGGCATTCATTCGGTTACGCTGATTGTGAACGGAGTCGAGTGGGGGACATTGAATTTTAAGCTGTCGACTCTTTAA
- a CDS encoding carbohydrate-binding family 9-like protein, giving the protein MEKEYSCLPRSAARFPAADDAVWEGLPEMRLVETASGRVPAMETRVRAFYDPAMGKLYFRFLCADDEAHSDYTKRDEPVYNQDVLEVFLCDAGDLHRYKEFEVSPFNVQFDADITYHAPHRTTIGLAWDLSGWRSETSSSPAHGVLTSVWEMPLSGFDHVPKAGERWRMNVYRIDHSARGMELSAWSPTGEPNFHVPDRFGSLVFCAC; this is encoded by the coding sequence ATGGAAAAGGAATACTCCTGCCTGCCGCGCAGCGCGGCGAGGTTTCCGGCGGCGGACGATGCGGTCTGGGAGGGACTGCCGGAGATGCGGCTTGTGGAGACGGCGTCGGGCCGCGTGCCCGCGATGGAGACGCGCGTGCGTGCGTTTTACGACCCGGCGATGGGAAAGCTCTACTTCCGCTTTTTGTGCGCGGACGACGAAGCGCATTCGGATTACACGAAACGGGATGAGCCGGTCTACAATCAGGACGTGCTGGAGGTCTTCCTGTGCGACGCGGGCGACCTGCACCGGTATAAGGAGTTTGAGGTAAGCCCGTTTAACGTGCAGTTCGACGCGGACATCACCTACCATGCTCCGCACCGGACGACGATCGGGCTTGCGTGGGATCTGTCGGGCTGGCGCAGCGAGACGTCAAGCAGCCCGGCACACGGCGTACTCACCTCCGTTTGGGAAATGCCGCTTTCCGGGTTTGACCACGTCCCGAAGGCGGGGGAAAGATGGCGCATGAACGTGTACCGCATCGACCACAGCGCGCGGGGGATGGAGCTGTCGGCCTGGTCGCCGACGGGCGAGCCGAACTTCCACGTACCGGATCGCTTTGGCAGCCTCGTGTTTTGCGCGTGCTGA